Proteins co-encoded in one Campylobacter jejuni genomic window:
- a CDS encoding PD-(D/E)XK nuclease family protein — protein MKLRIFSSSRQIREYYNQKKQQNALLDSAIHIGEFLDKVCLSNFHKASSYESLLLMQEACLKSKDLEKKLGISVEFFAFLKNNEYLFSFFKELSLEKKSIEDLKNNDYYATYNEHLEILDEVYKNYLALLEKNSFYDDLSLPKNYTLNKDFLDEYEAIVYDLQGFLSKFEENLLSEISQIKEVVLSFKTSKFNLEYLLKLDFLKTFDLKINTYYEINLSKQEILKEEIFKTRNSKIKLKSFELRALQCAFVMDEISHFVRKGLKPENIVVITPDESFCEFLRLFDKDNMLNFASGISIKESLFYQKFQALYESASSASFVYKNQEDYFEDTQMIFDYHNTFLHSLKLDFIEFKKYFDEKCDFEYFEKLLALFLENEKQELIYLIRKELYFIKDLLKNQSLTLKELIHLFFMQISQLSLSDVGGGKVTVMGLLESRGLCFDGVILVDFNEEFIPKRSVNELFLNNEVRKKAGLISYDRRENLQRFYYESLMKNALEISICFVENEEKSKSRFLDELDFDFFYETHIHQKAYLNALKLDYEGIKPNLTPIKAPILKHNPFEFPLSFSRFNLLENQKRTYYYRYILNLAEPRVLSEESKAKNQGNFIHKMLEIYYKNYVNNDFDIKVFVNLLDKEYQKYNISELDLEVFKLKFIQFAKNEKEHFSKGFYVVHTELELNNILKLGADSIKLKGTIDRIDSSKEGNLIIDYKSGKIPSNSYQLAFYQALYDENASVGFYDLNSMQILHQKAKSLDELKERLKDLVLMSKKEIEFENEQDEYCPYKLIYKKELK, from the coding sequence ATGAAATTAAGAATTTTTAGTTCTTCAAGACAAATTAGAGAGTATTACAACCAAAAAAAACAGCAAAATGCTTTATTAGATAGTGCTATTCATATAGGTGAATTTTTAGATAAAGTTTGTTTGAGTAATTTTCATAAGGCAAGTTCTTATGAAAGTTTGCTTTTAATGCAAGAAGCTTGTCTAAAAAGTAAGGATTTAGAAAAAAAACTAGGAATTTCGGTAGAATTTTTTGCTTTTTTGAAAAATAACGAATATCTTTTTTCTTTTTTCAAAGAACTTAGTTTAGAAAAAAAAAGCATAGAAGATCTTAAAAACAATGATTATTATGCTACCTATAATGAACATTTGGAAATTTTAGATGAGGTATATAAGAATTATCTTGCTTTGCTTGAAAAGAATTCTTTTTATGATGATCTTTCTTTGCCTAAAAATTACACTCTTAATAAAGATTTTTTAGATGAGTATGAAGCTATAGTTTATGATTTGCAAGGTTTTTTGAGTAAATTTGAAGAAAATTTATTAAGTGAAATTTCTCAGATTAAAGAAGTGGTTTTAAGTTTTAAAACGAGTAAATTTAATCTCGAATATCTTTTAAAACTTGATTTTTTAAAAACATTTGATTTAAAAATAAACACTTATTATGAAATCAACCTTTCAAAACAAGAGATCTTAAAAGAAGAAATTTTTAAAACAAGAAATTCAAAAATTAAACTCAAATCTTTTGAATTAAGGGCTTTACAATGTGCCTTTGTTATGGATGAAATTTCACATTTTGTACGCAAAGGCTTAAAGCCTGAAAATATTGTAGTTATAACCCCAGATGAAAGTTTTTGTGAGTTTTTAAGACTTTTTGATAAAGACAATATGCTTAATTTTGCAAGTGGGATTAGTATTAAAGAAAGTTTATTTTATCAAAAATTTCAAGCACTTTATGAAAGTGCTAGTAGTGCTTCTTTTGTCTATAAAAATCAAGAGGATTATTTTGAAGACACGCAGATGATTTTTGATTATCACAATACGTTTTTACATTCTTTAAAGCTTGATTTTATAGAGTTTAAAAAGTATTTTGATGAGAAATGTGATTTTGAATATTTTGAAAAATTACTTGCTTTGTTTTTAGAAAATGAAAAGCAAGAGCTTATTTATTTGATACGAAAAGAACTTTATTTTATTAAAGATTTATTGAAAAATCAGTCTTTAACTCTTAAAGAGTTGATTCATCTTTTTTTCATGCAAATTTCACAACTTTCCCTTAGTGATGTAGGTGGAGGTAAGGTTACGGTAATGGGACTTTTAGAAAGTCGTGGGCTTTGTTTTGATGGGGTAATTTTGGTTGATTTTAATGAAGAATTTATTCCTAAAAGAAGTGTTAATGAGCTTTTTTTAAACAATGAAGTGCGTAAAAAAGCAGGATTGATTAGCTATGATAGAAGAGAAAATTTACAAAGATTTTATTATGAAAGCTTGATGAAAAATGCTTTAGAAATAAGTATTTGCTTTGTGGAAAATGAAGAAAAAAGCAAATCACGTTTTTTAGATGAACTTGATTTTGACTTTTTTTATGAAACTCATATCCATCAAAAAGCTTATCTTAATGCTTTAAAATTAGACTATGAAGGCATAAAACCTAATTTAACTCCTATAAAAGCTCCTATTTTAAAGCATAATCCTTTTGAGTTTCCGCTTTCTTTTAGTCGTTTTAATTTATTGGAAAATCAAAAAAGAACTTATTATTATCGTTATATTTTAAATTTAGCAGAACCTAGGGTTTTAAGCGAGGAAAGCAAAGCGAAAAATCAAGGAAATTTCATCCATAAAATGCTTGAAATTTATTATAAAAATTATGTAAATAATGATTTTGATATAAAAGTTTTTGTGAATTTATTGGATAAAGAATATCAAAAATACAATATCAGTGAACTTGATCTTGAAGTATTTAAATTAAAATTTATACAATTTGCTAAAAATGAAAAAGAGCATTTTTCAAAAGGCTTTTATGTCGTACATACAGAGCTTGAGTTAAACAATATTTTAAAGCTTGGAGCAGATAGTATAAAACTTAAGGGCACTATAGATCGTATCGATAGTTCAAAAGAAGGTAATTTGATCATTGATTATAAAAGTGGAAAAATACCAAGCAATTCTTATCAACTTGCTTTTTACCAAGCTTTATATGATGAAAATGCAAGCGTGGGTTTTTATGATTTAAATAGTATGCAAATATTGCACCAAAAAGCTAAAAGTTTAGATGAGCTGAAAGAAAGACTTAAAGACTTAGTTCTTATGAGCAAGAAAGAAATAGAGTTTGAAAATGAACAAGATGAGTACTGTCCTTATAAACTCATTTATAAAAAGGAATTAAAATGA
- a CDS encoding FixH family protein, which yields MLETKKSFWPYGILLSLLAIIIACIVTIFIASHHPVYEDDFYFDSYQNVENNYNQIQKQQVNFDKFFKVNFQNDKITFIGKRKIPSYEVDQNSYVANFKISALQNINSDDLKVQVLLTRPFTKNFDQKLEGRVKNGILSIALPKLDKGRWELKLKFYANQETVGFFSYELNAQ from the coding sequence ATGTTAGAAACTAAAAAAAGTTTTTGGCCTTATGGTATTTTGCTTTCACTTTTGGCTATAATTATTGCTTGTATTGTAACGATTTTTATAGCAAGTCATCATCCTGTGTATGAGGATGATTTTTATTTTGACTCTTATCAAAATGTTGAAAATAATTACAATCAAATACAAAAACAACAAGTAAATTTTGATAAATTTTTTAAAGTAAATTTTCAAAATGATAAAATCACTTTTATAGGTAAAAGAAAAATTCCTAGTTATGAAGTGGATCAAAATTCTTATGTTGCAAATTTTAAAATTTCTGCATTACAAAATATAAATTCTGATGATTTAAAAGTTCAAGTTCTTCTTACAAGACCATTCACTAAAAATTTTGATCAAAAGTTAGAAGGACGAGTTAAAAATGGAATTTTAAGTATCGCTTTACCTAAACTAGATAAAGGTAGATGGGAGCTTAAGCTAAAGTTTTATGCAAATCAAGAAACAGTGGGTTTTTTTAGCTACGAATTAAATGCTCAATGA
- a CDS encoding DUF4006 family protein, translated as MMENNNRCVFSLSGVTGMLIATVLLLAILVVLTIWGLKAQQEVMQKPYSLKDVQSVKMFGSKEQDHRSIKEAQ; from the coding sequence ATGATGGAAAATAATAATAGATGCGTGTTTTCTCTTTCAGGTGTTACAGGTATGTTAATTGCTACGGTTTTGTTACTTGCTATCTTAGTAGTTTTAACTATTTGGGGTCTTAAAGCTCAGCAAGAAGTGATGCAAAAGCCATATAGTCTTAAAGATGTACAAAGTGTAAAGATGTTTGGTTCAAAAGAACAAGATCATAGAAGTATAAAGGAAGCACAATGA
- the ccoP gene encoding c-type cytochrome → MQWLNLEDNVNLLSLIGAILIILITLVIVGRMFKQMKEKKGDSELSEHSWDGIGEYKNAVPTGWAVVFFLTIVWVIWYFLWGYPLNSFSSIGQYNEEVATHNTKFEEKFKNLSPEDKIAMGQNIFLVQCSACHGITGDGINGKAQNLNIWGSEEGIINVIKHGSKGMNFPGGEMLGAADLGVAEEDIPAIAAYVAKDLSAIKKTANENLVAKGKEAYATCAACHGEDGKGQDGIFPDLTKYGSAAFVVDVLHSGKAGFIGTMPSFPTLNDIQKEAVGEYVISLSRGE, encoded by the coding sequence ATGCAATGGTTAAATTTAGAAGATAATGTTAATCTCTTATCTTTAATTGGAGCTATTCTTATCATTTTAATCACACTAGTTATTGTGGGTAGAATGTTTAAGCAAATGAAAGAAAAAAAAGGCGATTCAGAGCTTAGTGAACATAGTTGGGATGGAATAGGAGAGTATAAAAATGCTGTTCCTACTGGTTGGGCTGTGGTATTTTTCCTGACTATTGTTTGGGTTATTTGGTATTTTCTATGGGGATATCCTTTAAATTCTTTTTCAAGTATAGGTCAATACAATGAAGAAGTAGCAACTCATAATACAAAATTTGAAGAAAAATTTAAAAATTTATCTCCTGAAGATAAAATAGCAATGGGTCAAAATATCTTTTTAGTTCAGTGTTCAGCTTGTCATGGAATTACAGGCGATGGTATCAATGGTAAAGCTCAAAATTTAAATATTTGGGGTAGCGAAGAAGGTATAATCAATGTAATTAAACATGGTTCAAAAGGTATGAATTTTCCAGGTGGAGAAATGCTTGGTGCTGCTGATTTAGGTGTGGCAGAAGAAGATATCCCTGCTATTGCTGCTTATGTAGCAAAAGATCTTTCAGCTATTAAGAAAACCGCAAATGAAAATTTAGTAGCAAAAGGTAAAGAAGCTTATGCAACTTGTGCAGCATGCCATGGAGAAGATGGAAAAGGTCAAGATGGAATATTCCCAGATCTTACAAAATACGGTTCTGCAGCTTTTGTAGTAGATGTTTTACATAGTGGTAAGGCTGGTTTTATAGGAACAATGCCGAGCTTTCCAACACTTAATGATATTCAAAAAGAAGCTGTTGGCGAGTATGTAATTTCTCTTTCAAGGGGTGAATGA
- the ccoQ gene encoding cytochrome c oxidase, cbb3-type, CcoQ subunit produces the protein MEHLSIVFDVIKNLITFDLATVQKHEWEIFQGYGFFALVMFLSIVLYAYWYHLYRTEKKGERNYENYANLALKDDIDDSVLESKRSA, from the coding sequence ATGGAACATTTATCAATAGTTTTTGATGTGATTAAAAATTTAATCACATTTGATTTAGCAACAGTTCAAAAACATGAGTGGGAGATTTTCCAAGGTTATGGTTTTTTTGCACTCGTGATGTTTTTGTCAATAGTATTATATGCGTATTGGTATCATTTATATAGAACAGAAAAAAAAGGCGAGAGAAATTATGAAAATTATGCAAACCTTGCCTTAAAAGATGATATTGATGATAGTGTATTAGAAAGTAAAAGGAGTGCTTAA
- the ccoO gene encoding cytochrome-c oxidase, cbb3-type subunit II yields the protein MFSWLEKNPFFFAVAVFVVIAYAGIVEVLPNFAENARPIEGKKPYTVLQLAGRAVYIKDSCNACHSQLIRPFKSETDRYGMYSVSGEFAYDRPFLWGSKRTGPDLARVGNYRTADWHENHMWDPTSVVPDSIMPSYKHMFKNNADIETAYAEALTVKKVFNVPYDTENGTKLGSWEDAQAEVKAEAQAIVDQMKNQEVKDAFAKGEIKEIVALIAYLNSLK from the coding sequence ATGTTTAGTTGGTTAGAAAAAAATCCATTCTTTTTTGCTGTAGCTGTTTTTGTAGTGATTGCTTATGCAGGCATAGTTGAAGTTTTACCAAATTTTGCAGAAAATGCAAGACCAATTGAAGGTAAAAAACCTTATACGGTTTTACAACTTGCAGGGCGTGCAGTATATATTAAAGATAGTTGCAATGCTTGTCATTCACAGCTTATTCGTCCATTTAAATCAGAAACAGATCGTTATGGTATGTATTCTGTAAGTGGTGAATTTGCTTATGATAGACCTTTTCTTTGGGGTTCAAAAAGAACAGGACCTGATCTTGCTCGTGTAGGAAATTATAGAACGGCTGATTGGCATGAAAATCATATGTGGGATCCTACTTCTGTTGTTCCAGATTCTATTATGCCTTCATATAAGCATATGTTTAAAAATAATGCAGATATTGAAACTGCTTATGCTGAGGCTTTAACTGTGAAAAAAGTTTTCAATGTTCCTTATGATACAGAAAATGGAACAAAACTTGGTTCTTGGGAGGATGCACAAGCTGAAGTAAAAGCTGAAGCTCAGGCTATAGTTGATCAAATGAAAAATCAAGAAGTAAAAGATGCTTTTGCTAAAGGTGAAATCAAAGAAATAGTTGCTTTGATCGCTTATTTAAATAGCTTAAAGTAA
- the ccoN gene encoding cytochrome-c oxidase, cbb3-type subunit I has product MHPGNVLNYDYTVARYFMFATILFGIVGMAIGTLIAFQMAYPNLNYLAGEYATFSRLRPLHTSGVIFGFMLSGIWATWYYIGQRVLKVSMAESRFLMAVGKLHFWLYMLTMVLAVISLFMGVTTSKEYAELEWPLDILVVLVWVLWGVSIFGLIGIRREKTLYISLWYYIATFLGIAMLYLFNNMEVPTYFVTGMGKWWHSVSMYAGTNDALVQWWYGHNAVAFVFTVGIIAQIYYFLPKESGQPIFSYKLSLFAFWGLMFVYLWAGGHHLIYSTVPDWMQTMGSVFSIVLILPSWGSAINILLTMKGEWSQLRESPLIKFMILASTFYMFSTLEGPILSIKSVNALAHFTDWIPGHVHDGTLGWVGFMTMAALYHMTPRVFKRELYSKSLMEAQFWIQTTGIVLYFASMWIAGITQGMMWRATDEYGNLLYSFIDTVVAIVPYYWIRAIGGLLYLIGFFMFTYNIYKTIACGRVLDKEPKSASPMAA; this is encoded by the coding sequence ATGCATCCAGGTAATGTATTAAATTACGACTATACGGTTGCAAGATATTTTATGTTTGCGACCATATTGTTCGGCATTGTTGGTATGGCTATAGGAACTCTTATAGCTTTTCAAATGGCATATCCTAATTTAAATTATTTAGCAGGAGAATATGCCACTTTTTCAAGACTTAGACCACTTCATACTTCAGGTGTGATTTTTGGTTTTATGCTTTCAGGGATTTGGGCAACTTGGTATTATATAGGTCAGCGTGTTCTTAAAGTGAGTATGGCTGAGTCAAGATTTTTAATGGCTGTTGGTAAGCTTCATTTTTGGCTTTATATGCTTACTATGGTTTTAGCTGTTATATCTTTGTTTATGGGTGTGACTACATCTAAAGAATATGCAGAGCTTGAGTGGCCTTTAGATATTCTTGTTGTTCTTGTTTGGGTTTTATGGGGTGTAAGTATTTTTGGACTTATTGGAATTCGCCGTGAAAAAACCCTTTATATTTCTCTATGGTATTATATAGCTACATTTTTAGGTATAGCTATGCTTTATCTTTTTAACAACATGGAAGTACCAACTTATTTTGTTACTGGAATGGGTAAATGGTGGCATAGTGTATCAATGTATGCAGGAACAAATGATGCTTTAGTACAATGGTGGTATGGACATAATGCTGTGGCATTTGTATTTACTGTGGGTATTATTGCTCAAATTTATTACTTCTTGCCAAAAGAAAGTGGTCAGCCGATTTTCTCTTATAAACTCTCTTTATTTGCATTTTGGGGCTTAATGTTTGTTTATCTTTGGGCAGGTGGTCACCATTTGATTTATTCAACTGTACCTGATTGGATGCAAACTATGGGTTCGGTTTTCTCTATAGTATTGATTTTACCTTCTTGGGGTTCAGCGATTAATATCTTACTTACTATGAAAGGTGAGTGGAGCCAGCTTCGCGAGAGTCCGTTGATTAAATTTATGATTTTGGCATCAACTTTCTATATGTTCTCAACACTTGAAGGGCCAATTCTTTCAATTAAGTCTGTTAATGCTTTAGCACACTTTACAGATTGGATTCCAGGACATGTTCATGATGGAACATTAGGTTGGGTAGGATTTATGACTATGGCTGCGCTTTATCATATGACTCCTAGAGTTTTCAAAAGAGAGCTTTATAGCAAATCTTTAATGGAAGCTCAATTTTGGATCCAAACCACAGGTATAGTTCTTTATTTTGCTTCAATGTGGATTGCGGGTATCACTCAAGGTATGATGTGGAGAGCGACAGATGAGTATGGTAACTTGCTTTATAGCTTTATTGATACTGTTGTGGCTATTGTTCCTTATTATTGGATTAGAGCGATTGGTGGATTGTTGTATCTTATCGGTTTCTTTATGTTTACTTATAATATTTACAAAACAATTGCTTGTGGAAGAGTGCTTGATAAAGAACCAAAAAGCGCTTCACCTATGGCAGCATAA
- the bumR gene encoding butyrate response regulator transcription factor BumR, which translates to MSQECKELIILVVEDEIKTRESLINVLSERFSKVIGAQNGDEGLKKFKKFKPDLVITDIAMPIMDGLDMAREIKEISDDVPIVVLSTYSEKERLLRSIDIGIDKYLIKPVDIEELFKVLDCLVGETIEANMLVKISEEYQFNKTKRTLIHNGKEIVLTKKELAFISLLLKQPGVLVLHEDIKKNVWIGEHVSDTAVRTFIKRVRDKVGEDFIKNVPSLGYKININK; encoded by the coding sequence ATGTCACAAGAATGTAAAGAATTGATAATATTAGTAGTTGAAGATGAAATTAAGACTAGAGAATCATTGATTAATGTATTAAGCGAACGCTTTAGTAAAGTAATCGGAGCTCAAAATGGAGATGAAGGGCTTAAAAAATTTAAAAAATTTAAACCGGATTTAGTTATCACAGATATTGCTATGCCTATTATGGATGGACTGGATATGGCAAGAGAGATTAAAGAAATTTCAGATGATGTCCCAATTGTTGTTCTTAGTACGTATTCAGAGAAAGAGAGACTTTTGCGTTCCATTGATATCGGTATAGATAAATATTTAATTAAACCTGTTGATATAGAAGAATTATTCAAAGTCTTAGATTGTTTAGTAGGTGAAACAATTGAAGCAAACATGCTTGTAAAAATTTCCGAAGAATATCAATTTAACAAAACTAAACGAACTTTGATTCATAATGGTAAAGAGATTGTTTTAACTAAAAAAGAATTGGCTTTTATTTCTTTGCTTTTAAAACAACCTGGGGTTTTGGTTTTGCATGAAGATATTAAGAAAAATGTTTGGATAGGTGAGCATGTGAGCGATACTGCTGTTCGAACATTTATAAAAAGAGTAAGAGATAAAGTGGGTGAAGATTTTATAAAAAATGTGCCAAGTTTAGGTTATAAGATAAATATCAATAAATAA